The following proteins are encoded in a genomic region of Plasmodium sp. gorilla clade G2 genome assembly, chromosome: 2:
- a CDS encoding knob-associated histidine-rich protein, translating to MKSFKKKNNLRRKRVFPVFTKILLVSFLVWVFKCSNNCNNRNGSDDSFDIRNKRTLAQRQHEHHHHHHHQHQHQHQAPHQPHHHHHHGAVSHQPPHVHQQHQQNQQVYGQDQAHHHHHHHHHQLQPQQYQGPIQNPPSNEPVVRTQVFREARPGGGFKTYEEKYESKHYKLKENVVDGKKDCDEKYEAANYAFTEECPYTVNDYSQENGPNIFALRRRFPLGIKDEEEEGKTPLALKDKLPGGLSEYENQVEGICNNDSCTSCGPTAIDYAPASSPNTSYVSSSYPYGGDVSGVNQGVPQPQSGLQHTPSHIPGTPYTSSHNKLRGHDNKGSSSSYGYQSPYNTGLNVADGSSNMQTYVSPNNSGYSSPYQVPQGSGYGSRYSSYGSVNKYGKSGDHRYDSLKNNEFNYDEEKGEKKKKSKKNKNKDGEKKKSKKNKDKDGEKKKSKKNKDSDTESIKSKKYKDSDTESIKSKKSNAEKEENKYEKITDNSYSGLSSTNEKKGNESKSTLGEYKKPDFSSSQNKLTNVTTPGLNDTHKGASTTAGTTTGTTKGPSTTAGVTRGPSTTAGVTKGPSTTAGATKGSSANAGATKGSSANAGATKGASTTVGATTGTTKGASANAGATKGASTTEEKAKEGSTTEEKAKEGSTTEEKAKEGSGAEGTTKGGSTTEGKTKDGNAAEGKPATGGANTVQYKDGNTPKTPANNSEKVISRGEAQLQAAGKKKKKKGCCG from the exons atgaaaagttttaagaaaaaaaataatttgagGAGAAAGAGGGTTTTCCCAGTTTTTACTAAAATTCTTTTAGTCTCTTTTTTAGTATGGGTTTTTAAGTGCTCTAATAAT TGCAATAATAGAAACGGATCAGATGACTCTTTCGATATAAGAAATAAGAGAACTTTAGCACAGAGACAACATGAACACCATCaccatcatcatcatcaacATCAACACCAACACCAAGCTCCACATCAACCACACCACCATCACCATCATGGAGCAGTAAGTCACCAACCACCACATGTTCATCAACAACATCAACAAAATCAACAAGTATATGGTCAAGACCAAGCCCACCATCACCACCACCACCATCATCATCAATTACAACCTCAACAATACCAAGGACCAATTCAAAATCCTCCTAGTAATGAACCAGTAGTAAGAACACAAGTATTCAGGGAAGCAAGACCAGGTGGTGGTTTTAAaacatatgaagaaaaatacGAATCAAAACactataaattaaaagaaaatgttgTCGATGGTAAAAAAGATTGTGATGAAAAATACGAAGCTGCCAATTATGCTTTCACTGAAGAATGCCCATACACAGTAAATGATTATAGCCAAGAGAATGGTCCAAATATATTTGCTTTAAGAAGAAGATTCCCTCTTGGAATtaaagatgaagaagaagaggGTAAAACACCATTAGCattaaaagataaattaCCAGGTGGTTTAAGTGAATACGAAAACCAAGTAGAGGGAATATGTAATAATGACTCATGTACCTCGTGTGGACCTACAGCTATAGATTATGCACCAGCATCTTCACCAAATACTTCTTATGTATCAAGTAGCTATCCTTATGGAGGAGATGTATCTGGTGTAAATCAAGGAGTACCACAACCCCAAAGTGGATTACAACATACTCCATCACATATTCCAGGAACTCCATACACTAGTTCTCACAATAAATTAAGAGGACACGATAATAAAGGAAGTTCATCATCTTATGGGTACCAATCTCCATATAATACAGGATTAAATGTTGCTGATGGAAGTAGTAATATGCAAACTTATGTTTCTCCCAATAACTCAGGCTATTCATCTCCATACCAAGTTCCACAGGGTTCAGGATACGGTTCAAGATATAGTTCATACGGTTCcgtaaataaatatggaaaaagCGGTGATCACAGATACGATTCcctaaaaaataatgaatttaattacgatgaagaaaaaggagaaaaaaagaaaaaatcaaaaaaaaataaaaacaaagatggagaaaagaaaaagtcaAAGAAAAACAAAGACAAAGAtggagaaaagaaaaaatcaaaaaaaaacaaagacAGTGACACAGAAAGcataaaatcaaaaaaatacaaagaCAGTGACACAGAAAGcataaaatcaaaaaaaagtaatgcagaaaaggaagaaaataagtatgaaaaaataacCGATAATTCCTATTCAGGTTTATCAAGTactaatgaaaaaaaaggtaaTGAATCAAAAAGCACCCTTGGAGAATATAAGAAGCCAGATTTTAGTTCATCtcaaaataaattaacaaATGTTACAACACCAGGATTAAACGATACACATAAGGGAGCAAGTACTACTGCAGGAACAACTACAGGAACAACTAAAGGACCAAGTACTACTGCAGGAGTAACTAGAGGACCAAGTACTACTGCAGGAGTAACTAAAGGACCAAGTACTACTGCAGGAGCAACTAAAGGATCAAGTGCTAATGCAGGAGCAACTAAAGGATCAAGTGCTAATGCAGGAGCAACTAAAGGAGCAAGTACTACTGTAGGAGCAACTACAGGAACAACTAAAGGAGCAAGTGCTAATGCAGGAGCAACTAAAGGAGCAAGTACTACGGAAGAAAAAGCTAAAGAAGGAAGTACTACTGAAGAAAAAGCTAAAGAAGGAAGTACTACTGAAGAAAAAGCTAAAGAAGGAAGTGGTGCTGAAGGAACAACTAAAGGAGGAAGTACTACTGAAGGAAAAACTAAAGACGGAAATGCTGCTGAAGGAAAACCTGCAACAGGAGGAGCTAATACAGTACAATATAAAGATGGAAATACCCCCAAAACTCCTGCAAATAATTCTGAAAAAGTAATATCAAGAGGAGAAGCACAATTACAAGCAGCaggaaagaaaaagaagaaaaaaggaTGCTGTGGTTAA
- a CDS encoding EMP1-trafficking protein, whose translation MLNKDNRKIYNAHMSRYVGYRKREINDNFFSKSYNLFFSNKKYEYSKDEEEKNIYPLSLKLFMLTIFICILQFSNNNGYIGKHINKNFGNDNEHYFNIRYNRSLAEMKKRISAIRDMINNDSLGTVFKNELPLPANITKGDSEKGDGDSLNGSENDVNSSNEDNNTKSDRNDKRKSKGIHKVKKLLGLSKICGDKSGKLNLQLQKAFDILEIIIEQSSRALPFILPFIPPIMVYKYGYAKTYVMLYTFNLIHAMFKWAILLRNMLMKNKQRRNEALKEQDNILNIQIP comes from the exons ATGCTCAATAAAGATAATAGGAAAATTTACAACGCACATATGAGTAGATATGTAGGATATAGGAAAAgagaaataaatgataatttttttagcAAATCATATaatctatttttttcaaataagaaatatgaatattccaaagatgaagaagaaaaaaatatatatcctttATCATTAAAACTTTTTATGTtaacaatttttatatgtatattgcaattttctaataataat gGTTATATCGGAAagcatattaataaaaattttggaAATGATAATGAgcattattttaatataagatATAATAGATCGTTAgcagaaatgaaaaaaagaataagtGCTATAAGagatatgataaataatgatTCCTTAGGTAcggtttttaaaaatgaattaccTTTACCTGCAAATATAACTAAAGGAGATTCTGAAAAAGGTGATGGTGATTCACTGAATGGTTCAGAAAATGATGTAAATTCTtcaaatgaagataataatacgAAAAGTGATAGAAACGATAAACGAAAATCGAAAGGAATTCATAaagttaaaaaattattgggATTATCAAAAATTTGTGGGGATAAATCAGGTAAATTGAATTTACAATTACAAAAAGcttttgatatattagaaATAATTATTGAACAATCTTCAAGAGCATTACCTTTTATTTTACCTTTCATTCCTCCAATTATGGTTTATAAATATGGATATGCAAAAACGTATGTAAtgttatatacatttaatttGATTCACGCTATGTTTAAATGGGCTATTTTATTGAGAAATAtgttaatgaaaaataaacaaCGAAGAAATGAAGCACTTAAGGAACAAGAtaacattttaaatatacaaatccCATAa